One part of the Lotus japonicus ecotype B-129 chromosome 2, LjGifu_v1.2 genome encodes these proteins:
- the LOC130739791 gene encoding F-box/kelch-repeat protein At3g23880-like: protein MARIRTRPRLLPSSSNPPGDSPPFPTLPFELGVEILCRLPVKSLLQLRCVCKSWKSLISDPKFAKNHLRCSSTDFTRHRLFLSYNTLPGDRFKFLLKDYPLLSVFNAAMPAPATELGYPLSNIFNFVMDFCHGIIMVCFNYKRCILLWNPSTRIFKELPRLRNRPLVGTFITYGFGYDNLADRYKVVAVLCYETDSDTGGYKKNKTDAEFYRTQVQVHTLGTHAWREIQDFPSCVPFTGTGKFLNGTLNWLVSHESNWFINSLNLGKESYQKILPPDDGNEPENFLGVLKDCLCVLCGDALVWNVWLMKEYGNQNSWTKLFSVATELLPHYKGLRAIHISEDDQVLVVKFCSELFLYNSRDGTLKSLQIQIPDGCISLFSGAYVESLISPCF from the coding sequence ATGGCGCGAATACGGACACGACCGCGGTTACTTCCTTCCTCTTCCAACCCTCCCGGTGACTCGCCGCCGTTTCCAACTCTTCCGTTCGAACTTGGAGTGGAAATCCTATGCAGGCTCCCAGTGAAATCGCTGTTGCAACTCCGCTGCGTTTGCAAGTCCTGGAAATCGCTAATCTCCGATCCCAAATTCGCCAAAAACCACCTCCGCTGTTCGTCGACGGACTTCACCCGCCACCGCCTCTTCTTAAGCTACAACACCCTCCCAGGCGACAGATTCAAATTCCTTCTCAAGGATTACCCGCTCCTCTCCGTTTTCAACGCCGCCATGCCTGCCCCCGCCACAGAGCTAGGTTACCCTCTGAGTAACATTTTCAATTTCGTCATGGATTTTTGCCATGGCATCATCATGGTGTGCTTCAATTATAAGAGATGTATTCTTCTATGGAACCCTTCTACTCGGATATTCAAAGAGTTGCCGCGTTTGAGAAATCGACCCCTAGTAGGTACTTTCATAACATACGGGTTTGGTTACGATAATCTTGCTGATAGATACAAAGTAGTTGCTGTTCTCTGCTATGAAACTGATTCTGATACTGGGGgttacaagaaaaacaaaactgATGCTGAGTTTTACAGAACACAAGTCCAGGTTCATACTTTAGGTACTCATGCTTGGAGGGAGATTCAAGACTTCCCTTCATGTGTCCCTTTCACTGGAACAGGAAAATTTCTGAATGGCACTCTTAATTGGTTGGTTTCTCATGAGTCCAATTGgtttattaattctcttaatTTGGGGAAAGAGAGTTATCAAAAGATTTTGCCTCCTGATGATGGAAATGAGCCTGAGAATTTTTTGGGGGTGTTGAAGGATTGCTTGTGCGTCCTGTGTGGAGATGCCCTGGTTTGGAATGTTTGGCTTATGAAGGAGTATGGAAATCAGAACTCTTGGACTAAACTATTCAGTGTTGCGACGGAACTATTGCCCCATTACAAAGGACTTCGTGCAATTCATATTTCTGAGGATGATCAAGTACTGGTGGTGAAGTTCTGTTCAGAgttatttctttacaattcCAGAGATGGCACTTTGAAAAGTCTCCAAATACAAATTCCAGATGGTTGTATTTCTCTGTTCTCAGGGGCCTATGTAGAAAGTTTGATATCACCTTGCTTTTGA
- the LOC130739792 gene encoding protein argonaute 7 isoform X1 — translation MEETEDSTNATQKLTTKTRSFINGANSHEHHHYHQHHHLLQYSAQVGFCNNNNQNKYQRYYPALLPLPSLIPLQQLPLIPPFPQNQSINSKTHLQKPPCKLNSSPSSDYKLSEPALAPDSAPKELQRQTKESFKGDDGRKLIPTRKQQDLIVARRPDSGGKEGSVISLLANHFLVQFDPSQKIYHYNVEITPHPSKDVAREIKQKLVNNNSAMLSGALPAYDGRQNLYSSIEFQNDKLEFYISLLIPTSKLTSPYGEMYDLKEKKEQHKLFRINIKLVSKIDGKELTNYLSKEGDEWIPLPQDYLHALDVVLRESPTEKCIPVGRSFYSNSMGRSKDIGGGAVGLRGFFQSLRPTQQGLALNLDFSVTAFHESIGVISYLQKRLEFLRDLSQRKTTQLTCEERKEVEKALKNIRVFVCHRETVQRYRVYGLTEEATENLWFADRDGQNLRLVNYFKDHYNYDIQFRKLPCLQISRSKPCYLPMELCVICEGQKFLGKLSDDQTARILKMGCQRPGERKTIIEGVMRGNVGSTSGEQEREFKLQVSREMTKLTGRILHPPKLKLGDGGHVRNLTPSRHDRQWNLLDGNVFEGTTIERWALVSFGGTPEQKSNIPRFINQLCQRCEQLGIFLNKNTVMSPQFESSQVLNNVTLLESKLKRIQRTASNNLQLLICVMERKHKGYADLKRIAETSIGLISQCCLYPNLCKLSSQFLANLALKINAKVGGCTVALYNSLPSQLPRLFHIDEPVIFMGADVTHPHPLDDSSPSVAAVVGSMNWPTANKYISRIRSQTHRQEIIQDLGPMVGELLDDFYQEVEKLPNRIVFFRDGVSETQFHKVMQEELQSIRHACERFPDYKPLITFAVVQKRHHTRLFPFPGETDPSSPQNNFLYENIPPGTVVDSVITHPKEFDFYLCSHWGVKGTSRPTHYHVLWDENQFTSDELQKLVYNLCYTFVRCTKPISLVPPAYYAHLAAYRGRLYLERSESLGLFRNTSTLSRAAPPKTAPLPKLSENIKKLMFYC, via the exons ATGGAAGAGACAGAGGATTCCACCAATGCTACCCAGAAACTCACCACAAAAACAAGAAGCTTCATCAATGGAGCCAACTCTCATGAGCATCACCACtatcatcagcatcatcatcTGCTACAGTACTCAGCTCAGGTTGGCTtctgcaacaacaacaaccagaaCAAGTATCAGAGGTACTACCCAGCACTTCTTCCTCTACCTTCTCTTATACCTCTTCAACAACTACCTCTGATTCCACCCTTCCCTCAAAACCAGAGCATCAATTCAAAAACCCATTTGCAGAAACCTCCATGCAAACTCAATAGTTCTCCTTCTTCGGATTACAAGCTCTCTGAACCAGCTCTTGCTCCTG ATTCAGCCCCAAAGGAACTTCAGCGGCAAACTAAGGAATCCTTTAAAGGAGATGATGGGAGGAAACTCATTCCAACAAGGAAGCAACAGGACTTAATTGTTGCAAGGAGGCCAGACTCAGGTGGAAAAGAAGGTTCTGTGATCTCTCTCCTTGCCAACCACTTTTTGGTGCAGTTTGATCCATCCCAAAAAATTTATCATTACAATGTTGAAATTACTCCTCATCCCTCCAAGGATGTGGCAAGGGAAATCAAACAGAAATTGGTAAATAACAATTCTGCTATGCTCTCGGGTGCTCTGCCGGCATATGATGGGAGACAGAATCTTTACAGTTCAATTGAATTCCAAAACGATAAGCTTGAGTTCTACATTAGCCTCCTAATCCCAACAAGCAAACTGACTTCACCTTATGGAGAAATGTATGACttgaaggagaagaaagaaCAGCATAAACTGTTCCGGATAAATATCAAACTAGTCTCAAAGATTGATGGGAAGGAGTTAACTAACTACTTGAGCAAAGAGGGTGATGAATGGATTCCACTTCCACAGGATTATCTACATGCTTTGGATGTAGTTCTGAGGGAAAGCCCGACTGAGAAATGCATACCTGTAGGGAGATCATTCTACTCAAATTCAATGGGAAGAAGCAAAGACATTGGGGGAGGAGCTGTGGGATTGAGGGGATTCTTTCAGAGTCTTCGACCGACCCAACAAGGACTTGCTCTCAATCTCGATTTCTCAGTAACTGCATTCCATGAGAGTATAGGAGTGATTTCATACTTGCAGAAACGCCTCGAGTTTCTTCGAGACCTTTCTCAAAGGAAGACAACTCAATTAACTTGTGAAGAAAGGAAGGAAGTGGAGAAGGCACTGAAGAACATCAGGGTCTTTGTTTGCCACAGAGAAACAGTTCAGAGATACCGTGTCTACGGCTTAACTGAGGAGGCTACTGAAAATCTTTGGTTTGCTGACAGGGATGGACAGAATCTGAGGCTTGTGAATTACTTCAAAGATCACTATAACTACGACATACAATTCCGAAAATTGCCATGCTTGCAGATTAGTAGGAGTAAACCTTGTTATCTTCCTATGGAGCTTTGTGTGATCTGCGAAGGCCAGAAATTCCTCGGGAAACTGTCGGATGATCAGACAGCAAGAATACTCAAGATGGGCTGCCAAAGACCAGGAGAACGAAAAACCATCATCGAAGGAGTCATGAGAGGAAATGTTGGGTCTACCAG TGGTGAGCAGGAAAGAGAATTCAAACTCCAAGTCTCAAGAGAAATGACAAAGTTGACTGGGAGAATTCTTCACCCTCCCAAACTAAAGCTTGGAGATGGAGGTCATGTGAGAAACCTTACTCCTTCACGCCATGACCGTCAGTGGAACCTTCTAGATGGCAATGTCTTTGAAGGAACTACAATTGAAAGGTGGGCACTTGTAAGCTTTGGGGGCACCCCTGAGCAGAAGTCTAATATCCCTAGATTCATAAACCAATTATGTCAAAGGTGTGAACAACTGGGCATTTTTCTTAATAAGAACACAGTTATGAGTCCCCAGTTTGAATCAAGCCAGGTTCTTAACAATGTCACACTTTTGGAATCTAAGCTCAAGAGAATCCAGAGGACTGCCTCAAACAATCTCCAGCTTCTTATTTGTGTAATGGAGAGAAAACACAAAGGGTATGCAGACTTGAAACGGATTGCTGAGACAAGTATCGGTCTCATAAGCCAATGCTGCCTGTACCCAAATCTGTGCAAGTTAAGTTCACAGTTCTTGGCAAATTTGGCCCTCAAAATCAATGCCAAAGTTGGTGGATGCACAGTTGCCCTCTACAACTCACTGCCTTCTCAATTACCACGCCTCTTTCACATCGATGAGCCCGTGATATTCATGGGAGCCGATGTGACTCATCCTCATCCTCTTGATGATTCCAGTCCATCTGTTGCTGCTGTTGTTGGTAGCATGAATTGGCCAACAGCAAACAAGTACATTTCAAGAATAAGGTCCCAAACACACAGACAAGAAATTATCCAGGATCTTGGTCCAATGGTGGGGGAATTGCTTGATGATTTTTATCAGGAGGTAGAGAAACTCCCCAACCGAATAGTTTTCTTTAGAGACGGAGTTAGCGAAACACAATTTCACAAAGTGATGCAAGAGGAACTGCAATCCATAAGACACGCATGTGAAAGGTTTCCTGATTATAAACCTCTCATTACCTTTGCAGTTGTGCAGAAGAGGCATCACACAAGGTTGTTTCCCTTTCCCGGTGAAACTGATCCGTCTTCCCCTCAGAATAACTTTTTATACGAAAACATTCCTCCCGGGACCGTGGTCGATTCAGTGATTACTCATCCGAAGGAATTTGATTTCTATCTCTGTAGTCATTGGGGTGTGAAAGGAACAAGCAGACCAACTCATTACCATGTCTTGTGGGATGAAAACCAGTTTACTTCTGATGAGCTTCAGAAGCTGGTTTACAATTTGTGCTACACTTTTGTTAGGTGTACAAAGCCAATTTCTTTGGTGCCTCCTGCATATTATGCACATTTAGCTGCATACAGAGGAAGACTTTACCTTGAGCGATCAGAGTCCTTAGGTTTGTTCAGAAACACATCTACATTATCAAGAGCTGCTCCTCCAAAGACAGCACCACTTCCTAAACTTAGTGAAAACATCAAGAAGCTCATGTTCTACTGCTAG
- the LOC130739792 gene encoding protein argonaute 7 isoform X2 yields the protein MEPTLMSITTIISIIICYSTQLRLASATTTTRTSIRDSAPKELQRQTKESFKGDDGRKLIPTRKQQDLIVARRPDSGGKEGSVISLLANHFLVQFDPSQKIYHYNVEITPHPSKDVAREIKQKLVNNNSAMLSGALPAYDGRQNLYSSIEFQNDKLEFYISLLIPTSKLTSPYGEMYDLKEKKEQHKLFRINIKLVSKIDGKELTNYLSKEGDEWIPLPQDYLHALDVVLRESPTEKCIPVGRSFYSNSMGRSKDIGGGAVGLRGFFQSLRPTQQGLALNLDFSVTAFHESIGVISYLQKRLEFLRDLSQRKTTQLTCEERKEVEKALKNIRVFVCHRETVQRYRVYGLTEEATENLWFADRDGQNLRLVNYFKDHYNYDIQFRKLPCLQISRSKPCYLPMELCVICEGQKFLGKLSDDQTARILKMGCQRPGERKTIIEGVMRGNVGSTSGEQEREFKLQVSREMTKLTGRILHPPKLKLGDGGHVRNLTPSRHDRQWNLLDGNVFEGTTIERWALVSFGGTPEQKSNIPRFINQLCQRCEQLGIFLNKNTVMSPQFESSQVLNNVTLLESKLKRIQRTASNNLQLLICVMERKHKGYADLKRIAETSIGLISQCCLYPNLCKLSSQFLANLALKINAKVGGCTVALYNSLPSQLPRLFHIDEPVIFMGADVTHPHPLDDSSPSVAAVVGSMNWPTANKYISRIRSQTHRQEIIQDLGPMVGELLDDFYQEVEKLPNRIVFFRDGVSETQFHKVMQEELQSIRHACERFPDYKPLITFAVVQKRHHTRLFPFPGETDPSSPQNNFLYENIPPGTVVDSVITHPKEFDFYLCSHWGVKGTSRPTHYHVLWDENQFTSDELQKLVYNLCYTFVRCTKPISLVPPAYYAHLAAYRGRLYLERSESLGLFRNTSTLSRAAPPKTAPLPKLSENIKKLMFYC from the exons ATGGAGCCAACTCTCATGAGCATCACCACtatcatcagcatcatcatcTGCTACAGTACTCAGCTCAGGTTGGCTtctgcaacaacaacaaccagaaCAAGTATCAGAG ATTCAGCCCCAAAGGAACTTCAGCGGCAAACTAAGGAATCCTTTAAAGGAGATGATGGGAGGAAACTCATTCCAACAAGGAAGCAACAGGACTTAATTGTTGCAAGGAGGCCAGACTCAGGTGGAAAAGAAGGTTCTGTGATCTCTCTCCTTGCCAACCACTTTTTGGTGCAGTTTGATCCATCCCAAAAAATTTATCATTACAATGTTGAAATTACTCCTCATCCCTCCAAGGATGTGGCAAGGGAAATCAAACAGAAATTGGTAAATAACAATTCTGCTATGCTCTCGGGTGCTCTGCCGGCATATGATGGGAGACAGAATCTTTACAGTTCAATTGAATTCCAAAACGATAAGCTTGAGTTCTACATTAGCCTCCTAATCCCAACAAGCAAACTGACTTCACCTTATGGAGAAATGTATGACttgaaggagaagaaagaaCAGCATAAACTGTTCCGGATAAATATCAAACTAGTCTCAAAGATTGATGGGAAGGAGTTAACTAACTACTTGAGCAAAGAGGGTGATGAATGGATTCCACTTCCACAGGATTATCTACATGCTTTGGATGTAGTTCTGAGGGAAAGCCCGACTGAGAAATGCATACCTGTAGGGAGATCATTCTACTCAAATTCAATGGGAAGAAGCAAAGACATTGGGGGAGGAGCTGTGGGATTGAGGGGATTCTTTCAGAGTCTTCGACCGACCCAACAAGGACTTGCTCTCAATCTCGATTTCTCAGTAACTGCATTCCATGAGAGTATAGGAGTGATTTCATACTTGCAGAAACGCCTCGAGTTTCTTCGAGACCTTTCTCAAAGGAAGACAACTCAATTAACTTGTGAAGAAAGGAAGGAAGTGGAGAAGGCACTGAAGAACATCAGGGTCTTTGTTTGCCACAGAGAAACAGTTCAGAGATACCGTGTCTACGGCTTAACTGAGGAGGCTACTGAAAATCTTTGGTTTGCTGACAGGGATGGACAGAATCTGAGGCTTGTGAATTACTTCAAAGATCACTATAACTACGACATACAATTCCGAAAATTGCCATGCTTGCAGATTAGTAGGAGTAAACCTTGTTATCTTCCTATGGAGCTTTGTGTGATCTGCGAAGGCCAGAAATTCCTCGGGAAACTGTCGGATGATCAGACAGCAAGAATACTCAAGATGGGCTGCCAAAGACCAGGAGAACGAAAAACCATCATCGAAGGAGTCATGAGAGGAAATGTTGGGTCTACCAG TGGTGAGCAGGAAAGAGAATTCAAACTCCAAGTCTCAAGAGAAATGACAAAGTTGACTGGGAGAATTCTTCACCCTCCCAAACTAAAGCTTGGAGATGGAGGTCATGTGAGAAACCTTACTCCTTCACGCCATGACCGTCAGTGGAACCTTCTAGATGGCAATGTCTTTGAAGGAACTACAATTGAAAGGTGGGCACTTGTAAGCTTTGGGGGCACCCCTGAGCAGAAGTCTAATATCCCTAGATTCATAAACCAATTATGTCAAAGGTGTGAACAACTGGGCATTTTTCTTAATAAGAACACAGTTATGAGTCCCCAGTTTGAATCAAGCCAGGTTCTTAACAATGTCACACTTTTGGAATCTAAGCTCAAGAGAATCCAGAGGACTGCCTCAAACAATCTCCAGCTTCTTATTTGTGTAATGGAGAGAAAACACAAAGGGTATGCAGACTTGAAACGGATTGCTGAGACAAGTATCGGTCTCATAAGCCAATGCTGCCTGTACCCAAATCTGTGCAAGTTAAGTTCACAGTTCTTGGCAAATTTGGCCCTCAAAATCAATGCCAAAGTTGGTGGATGCACAGTTGCCCTCTACAACTCACTGCCTTCTCAATTACCACGCCTCTTTCACATCGATGAGCCCGTGATATTCATGGGAGCCGATGTGACTCATCCTCATCCTCTTGATGATTCCAGTCCATCTGTTGCTGCTGTTGTTGGTAGCATGAATTGGCCAACAGCAAACAAGTACATTTCAAGAATAAGGTCCCAAACACACAGACAAGAAATTATCCAGGATCTTGGTCCAATGGTGGGGGAATTGCTTGATGATTTTTATCAGGAGGTAGAGAAACTCCCCAACCGAATAGTTTTCTTTAGAGACGGAGTTAGCGAAACACAATTTCACAAAGTGATGCAAGAGGAACTGCAATCCATAAGACACGCATGTGAAAGGTTTCCTGATTATAAACCTCTCATTACCTTTGCAGTTGTGCAGAAGAGGCATCACACAAGGTTGTTTCCCTTTCCCGGTGAAACTGATCCGTCTTCCCCTCAGAATAACTTTTTATACGAAAACATTCCTCCCGGGACCGTGGTCGATTCAGTGATTACTCATCCGAAGGAATTTGATTTCTATCTCTGTAGTCATTGGGGTGTGAAAGGAACAAGCAGACCAACTCATTACCATGTCTTGTGGGATGAAAACCAGTTTACTTCTGATGAGCTTCAGAAGCTGGTTTACAATTTGTGCTACACTTTTGTTAGGTGTACAAAGCCAATTTCTTTGGTGCCTCCTGCATATTATGCACATTTAGCTGCATACAGAGGAAGACTTTACCTTGAGCGATCAGAGTCCTTAGGTTTGTTCAGAAACACATCTACATTATCAAGAGCTGCTCCTCCAAAGACAGCACCACTTCCTAAACTTAGTGAAAACATCAAGAAGCTCATGTTCTACTGCTAG